The Caretta caretta isolate rCarCar2 chromosome 5, rCarCar1.hap1, whole genome shotgun sequence genome contains a region encoding:
- the LOC142072047 gene encoding uncharacterized protein LOC142072047: protein MKDRGHNRDPKQCRVKLKELRQAYQKTRGANGRSGSEPQTCHFYDELHAILGGSATTTPAVLFDSFNGDGGNTEAGFGDEEEDDDEVVDSSQQASGETGFPDSQELFLTLDLEPVPPEPTQSCLLDPAGGEGTSTACVSMITGSSPSQRLVKIRKKKKRTHDEMFSELMLSSHTDRAQTNAWRQIMSECRKAQNDWEERWRAEESKWRAEDTAEAQMWWQRDERRQDSMLRLLEYQTSMLQCMVELQQRQLEHRLPLQPLCNQPPSSPSSIASTPRRPRTRWGGHWPTSHSTTEDCPKKRRLAFNKF from the exons atgaaggacagaggccataacagggacccgaagcagtgccgcgtgaaactgaaggagctgaggcaagcctaccagaaaaccagaggggcgaacggccgctccgggtcagagccccaaacatgccacttctatgatgagctgcatgccattttagggggttcagccaccactaccccagctgtgttgtttgactccttcaatggagatggaggcaatacggaagcaggttttggggatgaagaagaagatgatgatgaggttgtagatagctcacagcaagcaagcggagaaaccggttttcccgacagccaggaactgtttctcaccctggacctggagccagtaccccctgaacccacccaaagctgcctcctggacccggcaggcggagaagggacctcca ctgcatgtgtttcaatgatcacaggatcttctccttcccagaggctagtgaagattagaaagaaaaaaaaacgcactcatgatgaaatgttctctgagctcatgctgtcctcccacactgacagagcacagacgaatgcgtggaggcaaataatgtcagagtgcaggaaagcacaaaatgactgggaggagaggtggcgggctgaagagagtaagtggcgggctgaagacacggctgaagctcaaatgtggtggcagcgtgatgagaggaggcaggattcaatgctgaggctgctggagtaccaaaccagtatgctccagtgtatggttgagctgcagcaaaggcagctggagcacagactgcccctacagcccctgtgtaaccaaccgccctcctccccaagttccatagcctccacacccagacgtccaagaacgcggtgggggggccactggccaaccagccactccaccacagaggattgcccaaaaaaaagaaggctggcattcaataaattttaa